The DNA segment CAGGTAGTAGAATTGATGTCATAGATGTAGTTACTTCAGGTGTTTCTGGAAAGCATAGAGCAGGAGGGCAGTCGGCTAGAAGGTTCGAACGTCTAAGGGAAACAGAGATCAATAATTATTTTAAAAGGGTGGCTAGACACTCAAAAAAGGTCTTTTTAGGCCAATATGAGATAGAAGGACTTATCGTTGGAGGGTCAGGACCCACAAAAGATTATTTTTTAAAGGGAGAATACTTAGATTATAGATTACAAGATAACGTATTAACCGTCGTGGACACCTCTTACGCTGGGAGAGAAGGGATAAGGGAGACTGTCGAGAAGTCAGAAGATATTTTACAAGACCTACGAATTATCGAAGAGAAGGAACTCGTCAAGAACTTCTTGAGTGAGATCTCTTCTGATAAGGGGTTGGTAGTTTATGGAATAGATGAAGTGATAAATTCTTTAGATATGGGAAACGTACACACAGTGCTAGTTTCTGAGGATATAAACCGAATATACTTACATGTAACATGCAAGAGGTGTGGTGTAGTCAAAGAATCAATCGTTACTCAGGATAGCTTAATCCCTGAAAAGCAAAAACTCATCTCAGAAGCTTGTTCTGAATGTAACAGTAACGAAACTGAATTAATTGAAAAGGATTTAATCGATTTTCTAGTCGACAAAGCAATGGAGATAGGAGCAAAAGTAGAGGTAATTTCTTCTAAAAGTGAAGATGGAGTAATGTTTAAAAGTTTTGGGGGTATTGGGGCTTTTCTAAGGTATTAATAATTGCTTTGTCTACCCGATAAAAGAAATATTTGACTGGTTACAGTTTGACCTTTTGCTTAAATATCTCGGTCTGCCTAACGTTTAAGATTCGGTGTCATTATGAGATTCATCCCAAAAATTAAAGAAAAGAGATGGAGCCCAAATGTAGAATCAGAAATTTTCAACGGATGGCAAAGGGAGAGCATATTTCACTTTGAAAAGGATAGTAAGAAAGCTTTATTCAGTATAGATACGCCCCCACCCTATGTTAACACTCCTGTTCATATCGGTCATGCATACACTTACATCTGGATGGATGTGATGGCAAGATATAGGAGGATGTTAGGATATAACGTCCTATTTCCTATGGGGTTAGACAAGAACGGACTGCCGATAGAGGTTCAGACGGAGAAAGAGTATAACATTAAGATGAATGAAGTACCACGCCAGGAGTTCATAATAAAATGCAAAAATTTGCTCAAGAAATATGGAGACATATCATTAGATACTTTCAAGAGGCTTGGTTTAAGCTGCAACTCATGGGAGATAAAGCATGTATTGGGAGGGAGATATGATACAGACGATCCAGAATATAGAAGACTCACTCAAGAGACATTTATCTATCTTTGGAAGAAAGGTCTGGTATATGAGGGCATAAAGACGACGAATTACTGCCCAGTTTGCAAGACAGCAATCTCGGATGCTGAGGTAGATTATAAAGAAGATTACACAAATTTAAACTATATTAAATTTAAAGTAAAAGAAAGCCAAGAAAATATAGTCATAGCTACCACGAGACCTGAGTTACTCTGTACATGTAAAGTAGTACTATTTAACCCTGAAGATGATAGGTATAAACGATTAAAAGGGAATCATGTCATAGTACCGATATATAATCATGAAGTCAAGATAATTGCCCATCCTTATGCTAAGATGGAGTTTGGTACTGGTTTCGTAATGATGTGCAGTTATGGAGATTATAATGATATAAGGCTTCTTAGGGAGCTTGATATGAAGCCGACATACGCTATAGACAAAGATGGCAAGATGAACAACATTGCAGGGAAGTATAAAGGTTTGAGCGTTTTGGAAGCAAGAGATAGAATAGTCAAAGACTTGGATAGCATGGGATTATTGGTAAAAAATGAAAGGATAATGCATAGAGAACCTATATGTGAGCGATCTAAAGATCCAATTGAATTTATACCTACAAAAGAGTTGTATTTGAAACAAGTGGACTATAAAGACGAAATCTTAAAGATCTCCGATGAAATGAATTTTTATTCTCGAGAAAATAAGCAAATCTTAGTCGATTGGATCAACTCTATAAATATAGATTGGGTATTATCCCGCAGAAGGTATTATGGGACAGAGATACCAATTTGGTATTGTAAGAAATGTGGTAAAGAGATATTGCCAGAACCAGGAAGATATTATCAACCTTGGAAGGAAAAGTGTCCAGTAAATCAATGTCCAAAATGTGGTAATGAGGATTTCGTAGGTGAAGAGAGGATCTTCGATACTTGGTTCGACTCAAGCACTTCTGAAGTTTATATTTTAGGCTACCTCTGGGGAAGAGATTATTTTAATAAAGAATTTCCATGTAGCATGAGACCTCAAGGAAAGGAGAT comes from the Candidatus Methylarchaceae archaeon HK02M2 genome and includes:
- the prf1 gene encoding peptide chain release factor aRF-1 — protein: MTSKADSVTLYRMRKILVELSTKKGSGTELVSLYIPPKKPFHDVSSYLKDEFGKASYIKSDSTRKHVQDALVKIMQRLKLYKETPETGLAIFCGALPPNPGAPPGSESMELYEVIPHKPIPSYLYRCDDHFHLEILREMIKEEKIIGIISIDNNEAGLGIVSGSRIDVIDVVTSGVSGKHRAGGQSARRFERLRETEINNYFKRVARHSKKVFLGQYEIEGLIVGGSGPTKDYFLKGEYLDYRLQDNVLTVVDTSYAGREGIRETVEKSEDILQDLRIIEEKELVKNFLSEISSDKGLVVYGIDEVINSLDMGNVHTVLVSEDINRIYLHVTCKRCGVVKESIVTQDSLIPEKQKLISEACSECNSNETELIEKDLIDFLVDKAMEIGAKVEVISSKSEDGVMFKSFGGIGAFLRY
- a CDS encoding valine--tRNA ligase, whose protein sequence is MRFIPKIKEKRWSPNVESEIFNGWQRESIFHFEKDSKKALFSIDTPPPYVNTPVHIGHAYTYIWMDVMARYRRMLGYNVLFPMGLDKNGLPIEVQTEKEYNIKMNEVPRQEFIIKCKNLLKKYGDISLDTFKRLGLSCNSWEIKHVLGGRYDTDDPEYRRLTQETFIYLWKKGLVYEGIKTTNYCPVCKTAISDAEVDYKEDYTNLNYIKFKVKESQENIVIATTRPELLCTCKVVLFNPEDDRYKRLKGNHVIVPIYNHEVKIIAHPYAKMEFGTGFVMMCSYGDYNDIRLLRELDMKPTYAIDKDGKMNNIAGKYKGLSVLEARDRIVKDLDSMGLLVKNERIMHREPICERSKDPIEFIPTKELYLKQVDYKDEILKISDEMNFYSRENKQILVDWINSINIDWVLSRRRYYGTEIPIWYCKKCGKEILPEPGRYYQPWKEKCPVNQCPKCGNEDFVGEERIFDTWFDSSTSEVYILGYLWGRDYFNKEFPCSMRPQGKEIVRNWLYFTILKSYHLFRKKPFENVWIHMHVVDEKGEKMSKSKGNVIDPQDVIKKFGAEGFRIWTCLEGNITRGDIKCSFQRIEGHSKFLTKLWNIARFISMFPRENAEPEDTDRWILGELSKLIEDVKKSYDEYAFNDVATSIRDFTWNVFASNYVEMVKGRAYGQFFSKKEQRAVWFTLHECLENILLLLAPIIPFFTEHVWSMLYGGASIHLKRFPKVKWSKNLNKLTQKILDFNSFVWNKKKEEKLSLKNPIEVKVPEELMIFFKDLKVMHNIIK